AATGTTCGAGAACGTAAAAAAGTCATAACTGTCGCGATTGATTGTCTTGTCATAGATCATGACGGTTTTCGCAGCAGTGTTTACGCCTTCGATCAGAGTTGAGGTACATAGCAAAACTGGCAGCTTTTCTTGATTAAATAATCTGACCATATGTGCCGCAATGGCACGAGGTATGCGCCCATGGTGGACACCAAACCCATATTCAACAGCCTCAGAGAGGAAGTTCTTTCTTCCGATGTTTTCCTTGAGCCAAGCTGAAAAGTCTCCGCTCAGTTCGGAGACAGCCATCTTTTCGGATAGTTCGATAGCCAGCTTGTTCGCCTTTCCCGGTGATGAAACAAAAACGAGAGCAGGCCAGTTCTTGTCTTCGCCAATCTCGTCAATCAACCGTCCACGTTTGTCAGCAATATCTTTAAGGTCGAGAGTGTCTACTGCGACCGTTGAAAAACGTGTTTTGAGAAACTCGAAGTTCCATCGCGCATCCGGCGCGACAGAAACCTTATCAATGTTTGGTCCCAAAAAGAAGAACTGCTTTGAACGCTTGAGTAGTCGATACACTGCCGCATTAAGCGTAACGCTGCGGTCATCACGCCTTGCAGGATCAAGTTTATAGAACTCGTCAACAACTGTTAGGTCTAAACGTCCCAAGTCTTCGCGATAGATTAGTCTCTCTTGTGTCCCGAGGAATATGGTGGGCCCGTCTGATGAAGTTTCGCTTTGGTGCATCACGATATTGAACCTGTCTGCAAAGCGATGACGAAAGCGCCGCCGGAACTCGTCAAGAAGCGCGATGGTTGGCAGTACCACTGCAATGCGTTGATACTTGTTTGTAGCAAGCAATGCATCGACAAGTAGGCTCTTGCCGAAACTTGTAGGCGCACTGAGAATAAGGTTGCGCCCGGAAAGCAGTGCATCCAATGCGTTTATCTGTTCACGATGAAAAGTTACGCCATCAAGCTCATATGCTGTTGCGGCCTCGGCTACAAAGGCATCGCTTGCATCAGCGTTTTTGATATCAATGTAGTTCCATAAGCCCGTCGATCTTGCCAACGAACTGACCAACTGCTGAAACGCGCCAAGTTCTTGTGGGTTTCGGCCAACTAGCTCAGAAAGCCGAGGCACCGCTTCAAGTAACGAGGGATCATCAGTCTGCGTGCTTTGAATGCAGAAAGCCGCCTGCTGAATGGTCTTAAAGGTGGCGCGCTTTAGTTCCGCACCTTTGAGTGCGTTTAGAGCATTCCAGTCAACCTCAAGTTTAGACATGTTCTTGCCCTACTGTTGAAGTGCTTTGAGGCGATTGTCGAAAGCAGTGTTGAGCTTGTCTTTGTCTCCTAACGGGACATAGATGAGCCTCACCTTGATCTTTTTCGTCAATCCAGATGCTTTGAGTGTTTCCCAAAGAGTTGCCATCTCTTTCGCTGCCCCCGTTTTGTATTTTTCGCAGGGCTCAGTGTTCTTTTTCGTTGCACCACTGTTTGCTGCGATGAGTACCGGGAAAACAGCATTGCTAAAGAGTTCATCAAGAGAGGTTTCGGAGGCTAGCAGCTCTTTGATCTTTGCACTGTGCGGAATGTCGTCCGAGACTTGTGGACCCAGTAGCAACTTTTCGTTCTTTAAGAAGCCTGCGGTTATATGACTTTCAATAGACGTAATGGCGTCATTTATGGCGCTACTGCGTGTCTTGAAAAACTTAGCCTCACCTAACCACAGTTCTATGTCTCCATCGTTGACGTAGCGGACATGAACTAGATCGAATGCTTTCACCGGATCATTTGATGCGCTTAAGTAGTTCACTCGCGCAGCAATAGGTATCGTGTCAAAGTAAGTTCTACAAATCGCATGTGCTGCAATCTCACCAACTTCTCCACGGCGTTTGTAGTTTTCGCTTATGTAAACACGTGTAGCTGCCTGCTTAAGACGCACGTAGTTATTTGTGTGATTGCTGTTTCGCAGTTCATCTGACTTCAGCGCATAGTCAGTAATCCACTCCATAAGATTGTCAGCAAGCCCATCGCAGCGCCATTCACTGAGTTCAAAACCAGCGCAATAGCTTTCAGATGACTCATCAGCTTCCGTCAGGCGTGTTAGAACGCACGCTGGTTTCAGCTTGTATGGATGCGACAT
This genomic window from Paracoccus sediminicola contains:
- a CDS encoding DEAD/DEAH box helicase gives rise to the protein MSKLEVDWNALNALKGAELKRATFKTIQQAAFCIQSTQTDDPSLLEAVPRLSELVGRNPQELGAFQQLVSSLARSTGLWNYIDIKNADASDAFVAEAATAYELDGVTFHREQINALDALLSGRNLILSAPTSFGKSLLVDALLATNKYQRIAVVLPTIALLDEFRRRFRHRFADRFNIVMHQSETSSDGPTIFLGTQERLIYREDLGRLDLTVVDEFYKLDPARRDDRSVTLNAAVYRLLKRSKQFFFLGPNIDKVSVAPDARWNFEFLKTRFSTVAVDTLDLKDIADKRGRLIDEIGEDKNWPALVFVSSPGKANKLAIELSEKMAVSELSGDFSAWLKENIGRKNFLSEAVEYGFGVHHGRIPRAIAAHMVRLFNQEKLPVLLCTSTLIEGVNTAAKTVMIYDKTINRDSYDFFTFSNIRGRAGRLGQHHIGQVMVFNDVPEQTELEVNPTMFSDDDDFPDEYIIHIDKPDRSDRSDDRFRYYRDRLELDGDDLKLASSIGLETSILIKEAVRRSLRQSDRLIWSNWPSWPEIKEVCDVFCEPQKVGAFGAYSTKQLATLINKLRQASSFKGFLLTQDASYPGKPEEQDNIFKFLRACEYGLPQNFALVELFVRQVAPQADYSLFLGSVASWFRPEVLKELDEEGVPIQISERYYVEGDDKPRLRARLLDECQSPTSQLSDFEREWLQQAV
- a CDS encoding HamA C-terminal domain-containing protein, which codes for MSHPYKLKPACVLTRLTEADESSESYCAGFELSEWRCDGLADNLMEWITDYALKSDELRNSNHTNNYVRLKQAATRVYISENYKRRGEVGEIAAHAICRTYFDTIPIAARVNYLSASNDPVKAFDLVHVRYVNDGDIELWLGEAKFFKTRSSAINDAITSIESHITAGFLKNEKLLLGPQVSDDIPHSAKIKELLASETSLDELFSNAVFPVLIAANSGATKKNTEPCEKYKTGAAKEMATLWETLKASGLTKKIKVRLIYVPLGDKDKLNTAFDNRLKALQQ